In a single window of the Acidobacteriota bacterium genome:
- a CDS encoding protein-L-isoaspartate(D-aspartate) O-methyltransferase: protein MTRAIESKAELRQRMVREQIAARGVRDPRVLEAMERVPRELFLREGLEEFAYQDTPLPIESDQTISQPFIVAYMAQCLELEPEDRVLEIGTGSGYAAAVLAEIASEVYTVERYANLAESATERLWRLGYRNIHVLHGDGSRGWPEHAPYQGIVVAAGGPEVPRSLRQQLAVGGRLVIPVGPTPRAQQLVCVTRLSEDHYREEELLPVGFVPLVGAEGWGEGGERPAREAAETAPAGPEAIPLPQLVARHGEPFGEIAEADLDALLERIGDARLVLLGEASHGTSEFYRLRARITRELVEKKGFTIVAAEADWPDAARIDHYVRDLEHSPPDWIAFTRFPTWMWRNHEFRELVDWLRQHNAEVPRERRVGFYGLDLYSLHTSIGAVLGYLDEVDPEVAAIARRRYGCLTPWESDPSTYGYATLTHSYRSCEQEVVTMLQTLLGQRLRYIPEDGERYLDAVQNAHLIANAERYYRIMYYGGPKSWNLRDSHMMETLERVLEARGPDAKAVVWAHNSHLGDARATEMGVRGEHNLGQLCRQRFGAEVYNVGFGTHQGTVAAASDWGGELEIKQVQPSLERSYERLCHDSGVPRFLLPLRPEGELRRRLMEPLLERAIGVIYRPETELASHYFAAHLPRQFDEYVWFDETQALRPLESHEVAGLPDTYPFGL, encoded by the coding sequence ATGACCCGAGCAATAGAATCCAAGGCGGAGTTGCGGCAGCGAATGGTCCGGGAGCAGATCGCCGCCCGCGGCGTGCGCGACCCCCGAGTTCTCGAGGCGATGGAGAGAGTGCCGCGGGAGCTCTTCCTGCGGGAAGGGCTGGAGGAATTTGCCTACCAGGACACTCCCCTGCCCATCGAGTCCGACCAGACCATTTCCCAACCCTTCATCGTCGCCTACATGGCCCAGTGCCTGGAGCTCGAGCCCGAAGATCGGGTGCTGGAGATCGGTACGGGTTCGGGCTATGCCGCCGCGGTGCTGGCAGAGATCGCCAGCGAGGTCTACACGGTGGAGCGCTACGCCAACCTGGCCGAAAGCGCCACCGAGCGGCTGTGGCGCCTGGGCTATCGCAACATCCATGTGCTGCACGGGGACGGCAGTCGGGGTTGGCCGGAGCACGCTCCCTACCAAGGCATCGTGGTCGCCGCCGGAGGGCCGGAAGTGCCCCGGTCTTTGCGCCAGCAGCTCGCCGTCGGCGGGCGGTTGGTGATCCCCGTGGGGCCGACACCGCGGGCTCAACAATTGGTCTGCGTGACCCGCCTCAGCGAAGATCACTACCGTGAGGAAGAGCTTCTGCCGGTAGGATTCGTGCCGCTGGTAGGGGCCGAGGGATGGGGAGAGGGCGGCGAGCGCCCCGCTCGCGAGGCGGCGGAGACTGCTCCGGCGGGGCCCGAGGCCATCCCCCTGCCGCAGCTGGTGGCGCGTCACGGAGAGCCCTTCGGCGAGATCGCCGAAGCCGATCTGGACGCGTTGCTCGAGCGCATCGGCGATGCCCGGCTGGTGCTGCTGGGGGAGGCCAGCCACGGTACCAGCGAGTTCTACCGCCTGCGCGCCCGCATTACCCGCGAGCTGGTGGAGAAGAAGGGCTTCACCATCGTGGCGGCGGAGGCGGATTGGCCCGACGCCGCGCGCATTGATCACTACGTCCGCGACCTGGAACATTCGCCGCCGGATTGGATCGCCTTCACCCGCTTCCCCACCTGGATGTGGCGCAACCACGAATTCCGGGAGCTGGTGGATTGGCTGCGGCAGCACAACGCCGAGGTTCCCCGGGAGCGGCGGGTGGGCTTTTACGGCCTGGACCTCTATAGCCTGCACACTTCCATTGGAGCGGTGCTGGGGTATCTGGACGAAGTGGATCCGGAGGTCGCCGCCATCGCCCGTCGGCGCTACGGCTGCCTGACGCCCTGGGAGTCGGATCCGTCGACCTATGGCTACGCGACCTTGACCCACAGCTACCGCTCCTGCGAGCAGGAGGTGGTGACCATGCTCCAAACGCTTCTGGGGCAGCGCCTGCGCTACATCCCGGAGGACGGCGAGCGCTACCTCGATGCGGTGCAGAATGCGCACCTCATCGCCAACGCCGAGCGCTACTACCGGATCATGTACTACGGCGGGCCGAAGTCCTGGAATTTGCGGGACAGCCACATGATGGAAACCCTGGAGCGCGTCCTGGAAGCTCGCGGGCCGGATGCGAAGGCGGTGGTCTGGGCCCACAATTCGCACCTGGGCGACGCCCGGGCGACGGAGATGGGAGTGCGCGGCGAGCACAACCTCGGGCAACTCTGCCGGCAGCGCTTCGGTGCCGAGGTCTACAACGTTGGCTTCGGCACCCACCAGGGGACGGTGGCGGCGGCCAGTGACTGGGGAGGCGAATTGGAGATCAAGCAGGTGCAGCCGTCCCTGGAGCGCAGCTACGAACGGCTGTGCCACGACTCCGGCGTCCCCCGCTTCCTGCTCCCCCTGCGGCCCGAGGGAGAGCTGCGCCGGCGGCTGATGGAGCCTCTCCTGGAACGCGCCATCGGCGTCATCTACCGGCCGGAGACCGAGCTGGCAAGCCACTACTTCGCCGCTCACCTGCCGCGCCAGTTCGACGAATACGTCTGGTTCGACGAGACCCAAGCCCTCCGCCCGCTGGAAAGCCACGAGGTGGCGGGCCTGCCGGACACCTACCCCTTCGGTCTCTAA
- a CDS encoding M36 family metallopeptidase, with amino-acid sequence MIRRTLSFLAIALVALPVAAGPLSSSAGDVRVDHPRVYRSAPGESLTAPSQAAAATVVADFLRSALHEDTTVSTLVVASEARAEKSGLTHLRGVQHYGGLEVFGSYFKATVGAQGELVHLIENLVAPPVEGVQPARITAQDALNSALAEHHPAFESKLAETESFGNTIVFSGGDYFFSSPKVTRVAVPMTNDRMVEGFLVETWSNADNLLHHTLVNGQGRVVGSELRTNTDSYNVFPDHPGNSSQTVMSGPGAGNTESPNGWLSGSQTTVNISGNNVHAYLDTNNSGSPDAGGSAVTDGNFLTSANLSQSPSTNTNKAVAVQNLFFLNNVIHDKLYSHGFVEGVGNFQNDNFGNGGSGGDAVNAEAQDGGGTNNANFSTPSDGSPGRMQMYLWTFSSPNRDGDLDSDIVWHEYCHGLTWRMIGNMSGPMSGAIGEGMSDCCSLLTNLNPVVGEYSYNNPNGIRSEPYDSYSRTYGDFDGGSVHFDGEIYASACWRMIENFQNNGRSIDTLWDYVVGGMNFTPSGPAMEDMRDGILQAASGSGDECLIWESFAASGIGDGAAATVSGGGGPFGGGSVTVTESFTLPPECSSCTITEPTEATCDDGIDNDCDGFIDGADSDCGGGTCSPVGASCSVDDDCCSLKCKGPSGRKTCK; translated from the coding sequence ATGATTCGACGGACTCTTTCTTTTCTAGCCATTGCCCTCGTCGCCCTGCCGGTGGCCGCGGGCCCACTCAGCAGCAGCGCTGGCGATGTGCGGGTGGACCACCCCCGCGTCTACCGCTCGGCCCCCGGTGAGTCCCTCACCGCGCCGTCTCAGGCCGCTGCCGCAACGGTGGTCGCCGACTTCCTGCGCTCCGCCCTGCACGAAGACACCACCGTCAGCACCCTCGTGGTGGCCAGCGAGGCCCGGGCCGAGAAGTCCGGCCTCACCCACCTGCGGGGCGTCCAGCACTACGGCGGCCTGGAGGTCTTCGGCAGCTACTTCAAGGCCACGGTAGGGGCCCAGGGTGAGCTGGTACACCTGATCGAGAACTTGGTGGCGCCGCCTGTGGAGGGCGTACAGCCCGCCCGCATCACCGCTCAGGATGCCCTCAACTCGGCCCTGGCGGAACACCACCCCGCCTTCGAGAGCAAGCTCGCCGAGACCGAGAGCTTCGGCAACACCATCGTCTTCTCCGGCGGCGACTACTTCTTCAGCTCGCCGAAGGTCACCCGGGTGGCCGTGCCCATGACCAACGACCGCATGGTCGAGGGCTTCCTGGTGGAGACCTGGTCCAACGCGGACAATCTCCTGCACCACACCCTGGTCAACGGCCAGGGCCGGGTCGTAGGCTCGGAGCTGCGCACCAACACCGACTCCTACAACGTCTTTCCGGATCACCCGGGCAACAGCAGCCAGACCGTGATGTCCGGCCCCGGCGCCGGCAACACCGAGTCGCCCAACGGCTGGCTCTCCGGCAGCCAGACCACCGTCAACATCTCCGGCAACAACGTTCACGCCTACCTCGACACCAACAACAGCGGTTCCCCGGATGCGGGCGGTAGCGCGGTCACGGACGGCAACTTCCTGACCTCCGCCAACCTCAGCCAGAGCCCCTCCACCAACACCAACAAGGCGGTGGCGGTGCAGAACCTCTTCTTCCTCAACAACGTCATCCACGACAAGCTCTACAGCCACGGCTTCGTCGAGGGCGTGGGCAACTTCCAGAACGACAACTTCGGCAACGGCGGCAGCGGCGGCGATGCCGTCAACGCCGAGGCTCAAGACGGCGGCGGCACCAACAACGCCAACTTCTCCACCCCGTCTGACGGCTCTCCGGGCCGCATGCAGATGTACCTTTGGACCTTCTCGAGCCCCAACCGCGACGGCGACCTGGACTCGGACATCGTCTGGCACGAGTACTGCCATGGTCTGACCTGGCGCATGATCGGCAACATGAGCGGTCCCATGTCCGGCGCCATCGGTGAGGGCATGAGCGATTGCTGCTCGCTGCTCACCAACCTCAACCCGGTGGTCGGCGAGTACTCCTACAACAACCCCAACGGCATCCGTTCCGAGCCCTACGACAGCTACAGCCGCACTTATGGCGACTTCGACGGCGGCTCGGTGCACTTCGATGGCGAGATCTACGCCTCCGCCTGCTGGCGGATGATCGAGAACTTCCAGAACAACGGCCGCAGCATCGACACCCTGTGGGATTACGTGGTCGGCGGCATGAACTTCACGCCTTCCGGCCCGGCCATGGAAGACATGCGCGACGGCATCCTGCAGGCCGCCAGCGGCAGCGGCGACGAATGCCTGATCTGGGAATCCTTCGCTGCGAGCGGTATTGGTGATGGAGCTGCGGCCACGGTGAGCGGCGGCGGCGGTCCCTTCGGCGGTGGCAGCGTCACCGTCACCGAGTCCTTCACCCTGCCGCCGGAGTGCTCCAGCTGCACCATCACGGAGCCCACCGAGGCAACCTGTGATGACGGCATCGACAACGACTGCGACGGCTTCATCGACGGCGCCGACAGCGACTGCGGTGGCGGCACCTGCTCTCCCGTGGGCGCCTCCTGCAGCGTGGACGACGACTGCTGCTCGCTGAAGTGCAAGGGCCCGTCGGGCCGCAAGACCTGCAAGTAA